A genomic window from Gemmatimonadaceae bacterium includes:
- the rpoN gene encoding RNA polymerase factor sigma-54 codes for MQQSARLGQELRANPRLYQAMDMLYMPLLDLQQHLKAELQENPFLELIDEEEEEIVESPSVELAESQSVEPEPEEGLPKEEREDDSRWEEILLDGMESGGMPEPRDDREPYEPVTVESRGLDDHLRDQIALLDLSDRDRLLAEEFIGNINEDGYLAADLDEILRGINDVVLRAAEAEDEEREIPLFTPADAERMLGIVQGLDPAGIAARTLQECLTLQLPAAGLEGTLAARMVHECFAELIAHKWADVGRKLGCSPSEAQAAADALARLNPKPGRAFAEGDGNYVVPDLIVEKVDGEYLVFTNDHNLPRLRLSKSYQDIARDKKRFDAEHKEFITSRLSAAQWLIQAIEQRRQTMLKVMHFIVDRQREFFEKGEKGLRPLTLREVADAIGMHESTVSRVTNEKYAQTPRGVLPLKGFFSAGLKSTDGEDVSSRSVKATIQKLVAAEDPRQPLTDDAIVKRLAADGLQIARRTVAKYRDELGILKAQMRKRL; via the coding sequence ATGCAGCAATCCGCGCGACTGGGACAGGAACTGCGGGCCAACCCGCGCCTGTACCAAGCGATGGATATGCTGTATATGCCCTTGCTTGACCTGCAGCAGCATCTCAAGGCGGAACTGCAGGAGAATCCCTTCCTCGAGCTCATCGACGAAGAAGAGGAAGAGATCGTCGAGAGTCCGAGCGTCGAGCTGGCCGAGTCGCAGAGCGTCGAGCCGGAGCCCGAGGAAGGCCTGCCGAAGGAGGAGCGCGAGGACGATTCCCGTTGGGAAGAGATTCTCCTCGACGGGATGGAGTCCGGCGGAATGCCGGAGCCGCGCGACGACCGCGAGCCCTACGAGCCGGTCACGGTGGAGTCTCGCGGCCTCGACGATCACCTGCGCGACCAGATCGCGCTGCTCGACCTCTCCGACCGCGACCGCCTGCTGGCCGAGGAGTTCATCGGCAACATCAACGAGGACGGCTACCTCGCGGCCGACCTCGACGAGATCCTGCGCGGCATCAACGACGTGGTGCTCCGCGCCGCCGAGGCCGAGGACGAGGAGCGCGAGATCCCGCTCTTCACGCCAGCCGACGCCGAGCGGATGCTGGGCATCGTGCAGGGATTGGACCCTGCCGGCATCGCGGCGCGGACGCTGCAGGAATGCCTCACGCTGCAGCTGCCCGCGGCCGGGCTCGAGGGCACGCTGGCGGCGCGGATGGTCCACGAATGCTTCGCCGAGCTGATTGCGCACAAGTGGGCGGATGTCGGCCGGAAGCTGGGCTGCAGCCCCAGCGAGGCACAGGCCGCGGCCGATGCGCTGGCCAGGCTCAACCCCAAGCCCGGGCGCGCCTTCGCCGAGGGTGACGGGAACTACGTGGTACCGGATCTCATCGTCGAGAAGGTGGACGGTGAGTATCTCGTGTTCACCAACGATCACAACCTGCCGCGCCTGCGCCTGTCGAAGTCGTACCAGGACATCGCGCGTGACAAGAAGCGCTTCGACGCCGAGCACAAGGAATTCATCACCAGCCGGCTGAGCGCGGCCCAGTGGCTGATCCAGGCCATCGAGCAGCGCCGCCAGACGATGCTCAAGGTGATGCACTTCATCGTCGACCGGCAGCGCGAGTTCTTTGAGAAGGGCGAAAAGGGCCTGCGGCCGCTCACGCTGCGCGAGGTGGCGGACGCCATCGGGATGCACGAGTCCACGGTCTCGCGCGTCACCAACGAGAAGTACGCGCAGACCCCCCGCGGCGTGCTACCGCTCAAGGGCTTCTTCTCCGCCGGCCTCAAGAGCACGGACGGCGAGGACGTCTCCTCGCGGAGCGTGAAGGCCACCATCCAGAAGCTGGTGGCGGCCGAAGATCCCCGGCAGCCCCTCACCGACGACGCCATCGTCAAGCGGCTCGCGGCGGACGGACTGCAGATCGCCCGCCGCACCGTCGCCAAATACCGCGACGAACTCGGCATCCTCAAGGCGCAGATGCGCAAGCGGCTCTGA
- a CDS encoding glycosyltransferase family 2 protein produces MTTPTAAPQVSVLVPAKDEAENLPTFLELCDAMIRAAAAPYEVIVVDDGSTDGTPALLAALGAKYPWLRSVRHRAQRGIAEALRSGYLASRGRILVFYPADLQFKPEDIPRLVQPILDGQSDMVTGFKQGHYEKAFVSRIYNGLSRALFDVPVRDLNNVKAYRREIMADQPARPDWHRYMIVLAHAQGYSVSEIPVPLYPRSAGKSKFGLSRIPIGVLDMLAVWFELRFGQKPLLAFGMLGAALFAVGVLAGVAALIVLLVQGIGLRWIWTLIQTCLLLGSIFFATGLLGEQVAVTRAEQRELRRRLDALRSDTER; encoded by the coding sequence ATGACCACTCCCACCGCCGCCCCGCAGGTCTCCGTGCTCGTCCCCGCCAAGGACGAGGCCGAGAACCTCCCGACCTTCCTCGAGCTCTGCGACGCGATGATCCGCGCCGCAGCCGCCCCCTACGAAGTAATCGTCGTGGACGACGGCAGCACCGACGGCACGCCGGCGCTGCTCGCCGCGCTGGGCGCCAAGTATCCTTGGCTGCGGAGCGTGCGGCACCGCGCCCAGCGTGGCATCGCCGAAGCCCTGCGCAGCGGCTACCTCGCATCCCGCGGTCGCATCCTGGTGTTCTATCCCGCGGACCTGCAGTTCAAGCCCGAGGACATCCCGCGCCTGGTGCAGCCCATCCTGGACGGTCAGTCCGATATGGTCACCGGCTTCAAGCAGGGACACTACGAGAAGGCCTTCGTCTCACGCATCTACAACGGCCTCTCGCGCGCGCTCTTCGACGTGCCCGTGCGCGACCTCAACAACGTGAAGGCCTATCGTCGCGAGATAATGGCCGACCAGCCGGCCCGCCCGGACTGGCATCGGTATATGATCGTGCTTGCGCACGCGCAGGGCTACAGCGTGAGCGAGATCCCCGTCCCGCTGTACCCACGCAGCGCGGGCAAGAGCAAGTTCGGGCTCAGCCGCATTCCGATTGGCGTGCTGGATATGCTGGCTGTGTGGTTCGAGCTGCGCTTCGGCCAGAAGCCCTTGCTCGCGTTCGGGATGCTGGGCGCCGCGCTGTTCGCCGTTGGCGTGCTCGCCGGCGTCGCCGCGCTCATCGTGCTGCTGGTGCAGGGCATCGGTCTGCGCTGGATCTGGACCTTGATCCAGACCTGCCTGCTGCTCGGCTCGATCTTCTTCGCGACTGGGTTGCTGGGCGAGCAGGTCGCCGTCACGCGCGCCGAGCAGCGGGAGCTGCGTCGGCGCCTCGACGCCCTGCGCTCCGACACGGAGCGATGA
- a CDS encoding glycosyltransferase, with protein sequence MSARRVLFVTHAYPRHATDGAGSFLHRLALGLQAGGCTVRVLAPSGPKLPPREALEGVEIRRYRYAPAGMESLAYTGTMAEQVLGSLSGTGAMLGMLTAGTMAVRRAIEDFDPDVVHAHWWFPSGLLAIGADSERPLVTTMHGSDVRLARKLKLSHPFFRRVMARSSAVTVVSSWLAGEARAIAPTTDFRVAPMPVDTALFTSESVTRVPGRFLFVGRLNAQKGVRDLLEALSWAPAATSLDVVGAGEDREALQARARELGVDMRVHWHGHLDRSALPALYRRAQAVVMPSVNEGLGLVAVEAQLARTPVIAYRSGGLPDVVDASWGGILVKSGDVRELAAAMARVHADPAAVDGWGAAARSVMLDRFAPSVVCAGYRALYDRVVR encoded by the coding sequence ATGAGCGCTCGACGCGTCCTCTTCGTCACGCACGCCTACCCGCGGCACGCCACGGACGGGGCAGGGTCGTTCTTGCACCGGCTGGCGCTCGGGCTGCAGGCCGGGGGCTGCACGGTGCGGGTCCTCGCTCCCAGCGGGCCCAAGCTGCCGCCGCGCGAAGCGCTCGAGGGCGTGGAAATCCGTCGCTATCGCTACGCGCCGGCGGGGATGGAGTCGTTGGCCTACACCGGCACGATGGCCGAGCAGGTGCTCGGGTCGTTGAGCGGGACGGGCGCGATGCTCGGGATGCTCACCGCCGGCACGATGGCCGTCCGCCGGGCCATCGAGGACTTCGACCCCGATGTGGTCCACGCGCACTGGTGGTTCCCCTCGGGCCTGCTGGCCATCGGCGCCGACAGCGAGCGCCCGCTCGTGACGACGATGCACGGCTCGGACGTGCGACTGGCGCGCAAGCTGAAGCTCTCGCATCCGTTCTTCCGGCGCGTGATGGCGCGTTCGTCGGCCGTGACGGTGGTGTCGAGCTGGCTTGCCGGTGAGGCGCGCGCGATCGCGCCGACCACGGACTTCCGCGTCGCGCCGATGCCGGTGGATACCGCACTGTTCACGTCCGAGAGCGTCACCCGCGTTCCCGGCCGCTTTCTCTTCGTCGGACGGCTCAACGCGCAGAAGGGAGTGCGGGACCTGCTCGAGGCACTGTCCTGGGCGCCGGCCGCCACGAGCCTCGACGTCGTCGGCGCTGGGGAAGACCGCGAGGCGCTCCAGGCGCGCGCGCGTGAGCTCGGCGTGGATATGCGGGTGCATTGGCACGGGCACCTCGATCGGTCGGCGCTCCCGGCGCTGTACCGCCGGGCGCAGGCGGTCGTGATGCCTTCGGTGAACGAGGGGCTCGGCCTGGTCGCGGTGGAGGCCCAGCTCGCCCGCACGCCAGTCATCGCCTACCGCTCCGGTGGCCTGCCGGATGTGGTGGACGCATCGTGGGGAGGCATTCTCGTCAAGAGCGGTGATGTGCGGGAGCTTGCCGCGGCGATGGCCCGCGTACACGCCGACCCCGCTGCGGTGGACGGCTGGGGCGCGGCCGCGCGCTCGGTGATGCTCGACCGCTTCGCGCCGAGTGTCGTGTGTGCGGGGTATCGCGCGCTCTACGACCGCGTCGTCCGATGA
- a CDS encoding oligosaccharide flippase family protein — protein MSASRLRAPFASERGPEARLMGSTALGQLLALAVAPLLGRLLGPEAFGSFGIYLAVLGTVGGAASWRLGLAVPVPRDDDAALDVVAAGLSATAVSGAVALGLVWALGSPLAGTLGAPDAAPLLWWIPISIVGVGVTDVLSGWCLRYREFPALVHQRVVRAVGTSVWQLLHALLIRASAIPLVIGEALGRLASILAMAGIIWRREQARFRAITAARIAGALGAQRAFVLVATPSHLVNMLGQWIPVFLLTYWWGAAAAGLYVVGQRVIGIPIGLIGDSAGQVYLADLAARSRNAPAEMPALFREVALRLAKLAAVIAIVLIALGPIGFSLGFGSVWTDAGRMVRWQGLALAAQMVAIPMAHTLVVLRFQRRQLLWDVFRLVFTSGGFALARRLGADAVSAVAIHGGVTALLYSTLVWLSWQAVVRRGSDDPGAAT, from the coding sequence ATGAGTGCGTCGCGCCTGCGCGCCCCGTTCGCCAGCGAGCGTGGGCCGGAAGCTCGCTTGATGGGCTCCACCGCGTTGGGCCAACTGCTGGCATTGGCCGTCGCGCCACTGCTCGGCCGCCTCCTCGGACCCGAGGCGTTCGGCAGCTTCGGCATCTATCTCGCGGTACTCGGCACTGTGGGGGGGGCTGCCTCGTGGCGGCTGGGACTTGCGGTTCCGGTGCCACGCGACGACGATGCCGCCCTGGACGTCGTGGCGGCTGGACTCAGCGCCACCGCAGTGTCCGGCGCCGTCGCGCTTGGGCTCGTCTGGGCGCTCGGATCGCCGCTGGCAGGGACCCTTGGAGCACCCGACGCAGCGCCGCTGCTGTGGTGGATCCCGATCAGCATTGTTGGAGTCGGCGTCACCGACGTGCTCTCGGGCTGGTGTTTGCGGTACCGCGAGTTCCCGGCGCTGGTGCATCAGCGCGTGGTGCGCGCCGTCGGCACAAGTGTGTGGCAACTCCTGCACGCGCTGCTCATCCGGGCCTCCGCGATTCCGCTGGTCATCGGCGAGGCACTTGGGCGCCTAGCGAGCATCCTGGCAATGGCGGGCATCATCTGGCGGCGCGAGCAGGCGCGCTTTCGCGCCATCACGGCGGCGCGGATTGCGGGGGCGCTGGGCGCGCAGCGAGCCTTTGTGCTGGTGGCCACGCCCTCGCATCTGGTGAATATGCTCGGACAGTGGATTCCGGTCTTCCTGCTGACCTACTGGTGGGGTGCTGCAGCTGCGGGGCTCTACGTCGTCGGGCAGCGAGTCATCGGCATTCCGATCGGCCTGATTGGCGACTCCGCAGGGCAGGTGTACCTCGCCGACCTCGCGGCGCGCTCGCGCAATGCGCCAGCCGAGATGCCCGCGCTCTTCCGCGAGGTGGCGCTCCGGCTTGCCAAGCTTGCCGCCGTCATTGCCATCGTCCTGATTGCACTCGGTCCGATTGGTTTTTCGCTGGGCTTCGGGTCGGTATGGACCGACGCCGGTCGGATGGTCCGCTGGCAGGGGCTCGCGCTGGCCGCCCAGATGGTCGCGATTCCGATGGCGCACACGCTGGTGGTCCTGCGCTTCCAGCGGCGGCAGTTGCTGTGGGACGTGTTCCGGCTTGTGTTCACCAGCGGCGGCTTCGCGCTCGCCCGTCGGCTGGGTGCGGACGCCGTCAGTGCCGTGGCCATCCACGGCGGCGTGACCGCGCTGCTGTACTCGACGCTCGTGTGGCTCAGTTGGCAGGCGGTGGTACGACGCGGCAGCGACGATCCGGGTGCCGCGACCTAG